Proteins from a genomic interval of Puniceicoccus vermicola:
- a CDS encoding DUF2071 domain-containing protein encodes MRIPKITGIIKRRFLINFRIEPEVMSRVLPKPFCPKLHNGYAVGGICLIRLEGIKPAVFPLPWGFSSENAAHRVAVTWEGNEGVYIPRRDSDSRVSQLAGGRIFPGVHYPATFDVRDSEGYFDFKMKSKDSHTTVSFSGRVSDTFPESSCFSSLQESSDFFESGSLGYSAKKSGSKYDGLRLETESWTVSPFEIENLESSFFNDARNFPEGSIEYDHTLFMQNIKHHWHHEDDLCCQTR; translated from the coding sequence ATGCGTATCCCCAAGATCACAGGAATCATAAAGAGGCGATTCCTTATTAACTTTAGAATCGAACCGGAAGTAATGTCTCGGGTATTGCCGAAGCCATTTTGCCCAAAACTACACAATGGATACGCAGTTGGAGGTATTTGCCTGATCAGACTGGAAGGAATAAAACCAGCTGTTTTTCCTCTTCCTTGGGGATTTAGCAGTGAAAATGCAGCTCATAGAGTTGCTGTAACGTGGGAGGGAAACGAAGGGGTCTATATCCCCCGACGAGATTCCGATTCCCGCGTCAGCCAGCTCGCCGGTGGAAGAATATTCCCCGGCGTTCACTATCCTGCGACATTTGATGTCCGAGATTCTGAAGGATACTTCGACTTTAAAATGAAATCGAAAGATTCGCACACGACGGTATCGTTTTCGGGCAGAGTCTCGGATACTTTTCCGGAATCTTCGTGCTTCAGCTCACTTCAAGAATCATCCGATTTTTTTGAATCTGGTTCGCTAGGTTACTCAGCGAAAAAAAGCGGGAGTAAATACGACGGGCTGCGCCTTGAGACGGAATCTTGGACAGTTTCCCCATTTGAGATCGAAAACCTTGAATCCAGCTTCTTCAACGACGCCAGAAATTTTCCGGAAGGAAGCATTGAATACGACCACACTCTTTTCATGCAGAATATCAAGCATCATTGGCACCATGAAGATGACTTGTGTTGCCAAACCAGATAG